A single region of the Onychomys torridus chromosome 11, mOncTor1.1, whole genome shotgun sequence genome encodes:
- the Fam177b gene encoding protein FAM177B: protein MSGSCKRSSPKRIIHFADGDIMEEYSTEEDEEKEEQNSACDSSKPSWGSYIWFWAGQVASNSISICELLGERFAVFFGLTEPKYQYVLNEYHRTQNKAGDKESDGKASKAQDVEVPDEKCHLGAGGQEYGAIASREGLEADTSS from the exons ATGAGTGGATCTTGTAAAAGAAGTTCTCCCAAAAGGATTATCCACTTTGCTGATGGAGACATCATGGAGGAATACAGcacagaggaagatgaagaaaaagaggaacagAACTCAGCATGTGACTCT TCTAAGCCTTCATGGGGATCATACATCTGGTTTTGGGCAGGTCAAGTCGCAAGCAATTCAATTTCTA TTTGTGAACTTCTTGGTGAAAGATTTGCTGTCTTCTTTGGTCTCACTGAACCCAAATACCAGTATGTGCTAAATGAGTATCACAGAACACAAAATAAG GCAGGTGATAAGGAAAGTGATGGGAAGGCATCAAAGGCCCAGGACGTTGAGGTTCCTGATGAAAAGTGTCACCTGGGAGCTGGTGGCCAAGAGTATGGGGCCATCGCTTCCAGAGAAGGGCTGGAGGCAGATACCAGCTCATGA
- the Brox gene encoding BRO1 domain-containing protein BROX: MTHWFHRNPLKATAPVSFNYYGMITGPLASKICNDLRSSRTRLLELFTDLSCNPEMMKNAADLYFSLLQGFINSPGDSTQESKLRYVQSFKWTDTLQGHVPSAQQDAVFELISMGFNVALWYTKYASRLAGKENITEDEAKDVHRSLKIAAGIFKHLKESHTPKLLTQAEKGQDLEARLIDAYVIQCQAEAQEVTIARAIELKHAPGLIAALAYETASFYQRADHTLSSLEPAYSAKWRKYLHLKMCFYTAYAYCYHGQTLLASDKCGEAIRALQEAEKLYAEAEALCKEYGETKGPGPTAKPSGHLFFRKLGSLVKNTLDKCQRENGFIYFQKIPTEAPQLELKANYGLVEPVPFEFPAMSAHWTPEALAAFDLTKRPKDDSVKPKPEEEVKPVKEPDIKPQKDTGCSVS; the protein is encoded by the exons ATGACCCATTGGTTTCATAGGAATCCATTAAAAGCCACAGCTCCTGTGTCTTTTAACTACTATGGCATGATCACTGGTCCCCTTGCCTCAAAGATTTGCAA TGATTTGAGATCATCCAGGACTCGGCTCCTTGAATTGTTCACTGATTTGAGCTGTAATCCGGAAATGATGAAGAATGCAGCAGACTTATATTTCTCACTTTTACAAG GTTTCATAAATTCACCAGGTGACTCTACCCAAGAAAGCAAATTACGATACGTTCAGAGTTTCAAGTGGACTGATACATTGCAAGGACATGTTCCAAG TGCCCAGCAGGATGCTGTTTTTGAATTGATTTCCATGGGATTTAACGTAGCATTGTGGTATACCAAATATGCTTCAAGATTGGCtggaaaagaaaa CATAACAGAAGATGAAGCAAAAGACGTCCATCGAAGCCTGAAAATTGCAGCtggaatttttaaacatttaaag GAAAGTCATACACCCAAACTGCTTACCCAAGCAGAAAAGGGACAGGACTTAGAGGCTCGGCTCATAGATGCCTACGTCATCCAGTGCCAGGCTGAGGCTCAAGAAG TAACTATTGCCCGAGCAATTGAACTGAAGCATGCTCCGGGACTGATCGCTGCACTTGCCTATGAAACGGCCAGCTTCTACCAGAGGGCAG aTCATACTTTATCCAGTTTGGAGCCTGCATACTCTGCTAAATGGAGGAAGTACCTGCACTTGAAGATGTGCTTCTACACGGCCTAC GCATATTGTTACCATGGCCAGACTCTGTTGGCTAGTGATAAATGTGGAGAAGCAATCAGGGCTctccaagaagcagaaaaat TGTACGCGGAGGCTGAAGCCCTGTGCAAAGAGTACGGGGAAACCAAGGGACCAGGACCCACAGCCAAGCCCTCAGGGCACCTGTTCTTTCGGAAGCTTGGAAGCCTTGTGAAGAACACCCTGGACAAATGTCAGCGAGAAAATGGGTTTAT TTACTTTCAAAAAATCCCAACAGAAGCCCCACAACTGGAGCTCAAAGCAAACTATGGGCTGGTGGAGCCCGTGCCTTTTGAATTTCCTGCTATGAGTGCTCACTGGACGCCGGAAGCGTTGGCTGCATTTGATCTCACCAAGAGACCCAAGGATGACAGT GTCAAACCCAAACCGGAAGAAGAAGTGAAACCTGTAAAAGAACCAGATATCAAACCTCAAAAGGACACTGGGTGTTCTGTCTCTTAA